The Pseudomonas sp. FP2309 genome has a window encoding:
- the gspD gene encoding type II secretion system secretin GspD — MKWSVPPFRTVAPLLLLALSACSTQDASKPLLVDSELGQPLADTRRSGDTVLDRQRDPVPKPTVQHRVTQSARGQAPANVKARNPLGDQPVQLNFVDADIQAVVRALSRATGQQFLVDPRVKGNLTLVSEGQVPAHQAYDMLLAALRMQGFSVVDVGGVAQVVPEADAKLLGGPMYSAGSSGMQTRTFRLQYENAVNLIPVLRPIVSPNNPINAYPGNNSIVITDYAENLARVAHIISGIDTPSAIDTDVVQIQNGIAVDIAAMVAELLETQGADQTQKITVIGDPRSNSIIIRSGSPERTELARNLIYKLDNAQSNPSNMHVVYLRNAQAGKLAQSLRGLLTGESESGVSDEARSKLSSMGGSGQNTAQGSSAQNSSGTPTGSGVQSGYGQSNTATTSTGGTAKDQDTAFSAGGVTIQADATTNTLLISAPDPLYRNLREVIDMLDQRRAQVVIESLIVEVGEDDATEFGVQWQAGNLAGNGGFGGVNLGGSGIVSTGKTSIDVLPKGLNVGLVNGSVDIPGIGKVLDLKVLARALKSKGGTNVLSTPNLLTLDNEAASIFVGQTIPFVTGSYVTGGGGTSNNPFQTVQREEVGLKLNVRPQISEGGTVKLDIYQEVSSVDTRTSVDAGTVTNKRAIDTSILLDDGQIMVLGGLLQDGYSQSNDAVPWLSSIPGLGALFRNEKRSVSKTNLMVFLRPYIIRDSGAGRSITLNRYEFMRRAQGGLQPEHSWAMPDVQAPQLPSVDKAIPGGQPPGPRAVIRAVPAP, encoded by the coding sequence ATGAAGTGGTCAGTCCCGCCTTTTCGCACCGTCGCGCCATTGCTGTTGCTGGCCCTCAGCGCGTGCAGCACCCAGGACGCATCCAAACCGTTGCTGGTGGACAGCGAACTTGGCCAGCCCCTGGCCGATACCCGTCGCAGCGGCGACACCGTGCTGGATCGCCAGCGCGACCCCGTACCCAAGCCGACCGTACAACATCGGGTGACCCAGAGCGCCCGTGGCCAGGCGCCGGCCAACGTCAAAGCGCGCAACCCATTGGGCGATCAGCCGGTGCAGCTCAATTTTGTCGACGCCGATATCCAGGCCGTGGTGCGTGCGTTATCCCGTGCCACCGGCCAGCAGTTTCTGGTCGACCCGCGTGTAAAGGGCAACCTGACCCTGGTCAGCGAAGGCCAGGTACCGGCGCATCAGGCCTATGACATGCTGCTGGCGGCGCTGCGCATGCAAGGCTTCAGCGTGGTGGACGTCGGCGGTGTGGCCCAAGTGGTGCCGGAGGCCGATGCCAAGTTGCTCGGCGGGCCGATGTACAGCGCCGGCAGCAGCGGCATGCAGACCCGCACCTTTCGCCTGCAGTACGAAAACGCGGTGAACCTGATCCCGGTGCTGCGCCCCATTGTGTCGCCGAACAATCCGATCAACGCCTACCCCGGCAACAACAGCATCGTCATCACCGACTACGCGGAAAACCTCGCGCGGGTGGCCCATATCATCAGCGGCATCGACACCCCCAGCGCCATCGACACCGACGTAGTGCAGATCCAGAACGGTATCGCCGTGGACATTGCAGCGATGGTCGCCGAGCTCCTGGAAACCCAAGGCGCCGACCAGACCCAGAAGATCACTGTGATCGGCGACCCGCGTTCCAACTCGATCATCATTCGCTCCGGCAGCCCCGAGCGCACGGAGCTGGCGCGCAACCTGATCTACAAACTCGACAACGCCCAGAGCAACCCCAGCAATATGCACGTGGTCTACCTGCGCAATGCCCAGGCGGGCAAGTTGGCCCAGTCGCTGCGTGGGTTGTTGACCGGCGAGAGCGAGTCCGGCGTCAGCGACGAGGCGCGCAGCAAGCTCAGCAGCATGGGCGGCAGCGGCCAGAACACTGCGCAAGGCAGCAGCGCGCAAAACAGCAGCGGCACACCCACCGGCAGCGGCGTGCAGTCGGGCTATGGGCAAAGCAACACGGCGACCACCAGCACCGGTGGCACGGCCAAAGACCAGGACACCGCATTCAGCGCCGGCGGCGTGACCATCCAGGCCGACGCCACCACCAACACCTTGCTGATCTCCGCGCCGGACCCGCTGTACCGCAACCTGCGCGAAGTGATCGATATGCTTGACCAGCGCCGTGCCCAGGTGGTGATCGAAAGCCTGATCGTCGAAGTGGGCGAGGACGATGCCACCGAGTTCGGCGTGCAATGGCAGGCCGGCAACCTGGCGGGCAACGGCGGGTTTGGCGGGGTCAACCTGGGCGGCAGCGGCATCGTCAGCACCGGCAAGACCAGCATTGATGTGTTGCCCAAGGGCCTTAACGTCGGCCTGGTCAACGGCAGCGTGGACATTCCGGGGATCGGCAAGGTGCTCGACCTCAAGGTGCTGGCCCGCGCGCTGAAGAGCAAGGGCGGCACCAATGTGCTGTCCACGCCCAATCTGCTGACCCTGGACAACGAAGCCGCGAGCATTTTTGTAGGGCAGACCATTCCGTTCGTCACCGGCAGTTATGTGACGGGCGGCGGGGGCACCAGCAACAACCCGTTCCAGACCGTGCAGCGCGAAGAAGTCGGGCTCAAGCTGAACGTCCGGCCGCAGATTTCCGAGGGCGGTACGGTGAAGCTGGATATCTATCAGGAGGTCAGCAGCGTGGACACGCGCACCTCGGTGGACGCGGGTACGGTGACCAACAAGCGCGCGATCGATACCAGCATTTTGCTGGATGACGGGCAGATCATGGTGCTCGGTGGCTTGCTGCAGGATGGCTACAGCCAGAGCAATGATGCAGTGCCTTGGCTCTCCAGCATTCCGGGGCTGGGGGCACTGTTTCGCAATGAAAAACGCAGTGTGAGCAAGACCAACCTGATGGTGTTTTTGCGGCCTTACATCATTCGCGACAGTGGCGCGGGGCGCAGTATTACCTTGAACCGCTATGAATTCATGCGCCGGGCCCAGGGCGGCTTGCAGCCGGAGCACAGTTGGGCGATGCCGGACGTGCAGGCGCCGCAATTGCCCTCGGTGGACAAGGCGATTCCGGGCGGGCAGCCGCCGGGGCCCAGGGCGGTAATTCGGGCGGTGCCGGCCCCATGA
- the gspE gene encoding type II secretion system ATPase GspE, with product MSLLPYAWAKSQRILLRPDEAGRLLTVCPSTPGWSISEVQRQFGESRIEQVRDDELDGLLASAYADTGSAAAVVGAAENEVDLDRLMQDMPEITDLLDTQDGAPVIRMINALLTQAARDEASDIHIEPYETHSVVRYRVDGTLRDVVSPRKALHGALVSRIKIMAQLDIAEKRLPQDGRIALRVAGRPIDIRVSTVPTGHGERVVMRLLDKQAGRLQLETLGMAPQLLARLDTLIRQPHGIVLVTGPTGSGKTTSLYAALARLDASTSNILTVEDPVEYDLPGISQIQVNARIDMTFGLALRAILRQDPDIIMIGEIRDLETAQIAVQASLTGHLVLATLHTNDAVSAVNRLIDMGVEPFLLASSLLGVLAQRLVRRLCPHCKQEDPAAPGTWRPVGCAQCNQIGYSGRTGIHELFCVDDDVRGLIHQGAGEQELRVAARRAGMFSMREDGERWVRSGATAPEEILRVTRDA from the coding sequence ATGAGCCTGCTGCCCTACGCGTGGGCCAAATCCCAGCGCATCCTTCTGCGCCCCGACGAGGCGGGCCGGCTGCTCACCGTCTGCCCCTCAACGCCCGGCTGGTCCATCAGCGAAGTCCAGCGCCAGTTCGGCGAGTCGCGGATAGAACAGGTGCGCGACGACGAACTCGACGGCCTCCTGGCCAGCGCCTATGCCGATACCGGCAGTGCTGCCGCGGTGGTGGGCGCCGCCGAAAACGAGGTGGACCTCGACCGCCTGATGCAGGACATGCCCGAGATCACCGACCTGCTCGACACCCAGGACGGCGCACCGGTGATTCGCATGATCAACGCCTTGCTCACCCAGGCCGCGCGCGACGAGGCCAGTGATATTCATATCGAGCCCTACGAAACCCATTCGGTGGTGCGCTACCGCGTCGACGGCACCTTGCGCGATGTGGTGTCGCCGCGCAAGGCGCTGCACGGCGCGCTGGTGTCACGGATCAAGATCATGGCGCAGCTCGATATCGCCGAAAAACGCCTGCCTCAGGACGGGCGCATCGCCTTGCGCGTGGCCGGGCGGCCGATTGATATTCGCGTGTCGACCGTGCCCACCGGGCATGGCGAGCGCGTGGTGATGCGTTTGCTCGACAAACAGGCCGGGCGCTTGCAACTGGAGACCCTGGGCATGGCGCCGCAGTTGCTCGCACGCCTGGATACTCTGATCCGCCAGCCCCACGGCATTGTGCTGGTCACCGGGCCCACCGGCAGCGGCAAGACCACCAGCCTGTACGCGGCCCTGGCGCGGCTGGATGCGAGTACCAGCAATATCCTCACGGTGGAGGACCCGGTGGAGTACGACCTGCCGGGCATCAGCCAGATCCAGGTCAACGCCAGGATCGACATGACCTTCGGCCTGGCACTGCGGGCGATCCTGCGGCAGGACCCGGACATCATCATGATCGGTGAAATCCGTGACCTGGAGACCGCGCAGATCGCCGTGCAGGCCTCGCTCACCGGCCACCTGGTGCTCGCCACCCTGCACACCAACGACGCGGTGTCGGCGGTCAACCGCCTGATCGACATGGGCGTCGAACCGTTCCTGTTGGCTTCGTCGCTGTTGGGGGTGCTGGCGCAGCGCCTGGTGCGGCGCCTGTGCCCGCACTGCAAGCAGGAAGACCCGGCCGCGCCCGGCACCTGGCGCCCGGTGGGCTGCGCACAGTGCAACCAGATCGGTTATAGCGGGCGTACCGGTATTCATGAATTGTTCTGCGTCGACGACGACGTGCGCGGCCTGATCCACCAAGGCGCCGGCGAGCAGGAGTTGCGTGTGGCCGCGCGCCGTGCGGGGATGTTCAGCATGCGTGAAGACGGCGAGCGCTGGGTGCGCAGCGGCGCCACCGCGCCCGAAGAAATTCTGCGCGTCACACGGGACGCCTGA
- the gspF gene encoding type II secretion system inner membrane protein GspF — MNRYRYEAADASGKVEAGHVEADSQSGAFALLRSRGLTALLVQVEVGQPTTAGGSLFSAKLSDNDLAWATRQLASLLGASLPLEAALSATVEQAEKKHIAQTLAAVRADVRGGMRLAQALAARPRDFPSIYRALIAAGEESGDLAQVMERLADYIEERNNLRGKILTAFIYPGVVGLVSIGIVIFLLSYVVPQVVSAFSQARQDLPGLTLAMLNASDFIRAWGWLCFAGIVGGFWSWRLYLRNPVARLNWHSRVLRLPLIGRFVLGLNTARFASTLAILGGAGVPLLRALEAARQTLSNERLSQCVNDATAKVREGVNLAPALAVENVFPPVLIHLIASGEKTGSLPPMLERAAQTLSRDIERRAMGMTALLEPLMIVVMGAVVLVIVMAVLLPIIEINQLVT, encoded by the coding sequence ATGAATCGCTATCGCTATGAAGCCGCCGATGCCAGCGGCAAGGTCGAGGCCGGGCATGTCGAGGCCGACAGCCAGAGCGGGGCGTTTGCGCTGCTGCGCAGCCGTGGCCTGACGGCGTTGCTCGTGCAGGTCGAGGTGGGGCAGCCAACGACGGCCGGTGGCAGCCTGTTCAGCGCCAAGCTGTCGGACAATGACCTGGCCTGGGCCACGCGCCAGCTGGCGAGCCTGCTCGGTGCGAGCCTGCCGTTGGAAGCAGCGCTGAGTGCCACGGTGGAGCAAGCGGAGAAAAAGCACATCGCCCAGACCCTCGCCGCCGTGCGCGCCGATGTACGCGGCGGCATGCGCCTGGCGCAGGCGTTGGCCGCGCGACCGCGGGATTTTCCGTCGATCTACCGTGCGTTGATCGCGGCGGGAGAGGAGTCCGGTGACCTGGCCCAGGTGATGGAGCGCCTGGCCGACTACATCGAGGAGCGCAACAACCTGCGCGGCAAGATTCTCACCGCGTTTATCTACCCCGGCGTTGTGGGGCTGGTGTCCATCGGCATCGTGATTTTTTTGCTCAGCTACGTGGTGCCCCAAGTGGTCAGCGCGTTTTCCCAGGCGCGCCAGGACTTGCCGGGGCTGACCCTGGCGATGCTTAACGCCAGCGACTTTATCCGCGCCTGGGGCTGGCTGTGTTTTGCCGGCATCGTCGGTGGTTTCTGGAGCTGGCGCCTGTACCTGCGCAACCCTGTGGCGCGGTTGAATTGGCACAGCCGCGTGCTGCGCCTGCCGCTGATCGGGCGGTTTGTGCTGGGCCTGAACACCGCGCGGTTTGCCTCGACGTTGGCGATTCTCGGCGGTGCCGGCGTGCCGCTGTTGCGCGCTCTGGAGGCGGCACGTCAGACCCTGTCCAACGAGCGCCTGAGCCAGTGCGTCAACGATGCCACGGCCAAGGTGCGCGAAGGGGTCAACCTGGCGCCGGCGCTGGCGGTGGAAAATGTGTTCCCCCCGGTGCTGATCCACCTGATCGCCAGCGGCGAAAAGACCGGCTCGCTGCCACCGATGCTCGAACGTGCGGCGCAGACCCTGTCACGGGATATCGAACGCCGGGCGATGGGCATGACTGCGTTGCTGGAGCCGCTGATGATCGTGGTGATGGGCGCGGTGGTGCTGGTGATTGTGATGGCGGTGCTGCTGCCGATCATCGAAATCAACCAGTTGGTCACCTAG
- a CDS encoding substrate-binding domain-containing protein, with amino-acid sequence MFKRNVLAVSMTLAALCSAQAAMADINGGGATLPQALYQTSGVLTAGFAPYIGVGSGNGKAAFLNNDYTKFQAGVTNKNVHWAGSDSKLSATELSTYASAKQPTWGKLIQVPSVGTAVAIPFNKSGTAAVDLSVSELCGVFSGRITDWSGISGSGRTGAITVVYRSESSGTTELFTRFLNAKCAETGTFNISTTFGTSYTGGLPAGAVSAAGSQGVMTALAGADGGITYMSPDFAAPTLAGLDDATKVARVGKDVATNTAGVSPAAANVSAAINAVPVPASTERGNPDAWVPVFGKANTAGVQPYPTSGYPILGFTNLIFSQCYADATQTSQVRDFFAKHYGASNNNDAAITANAFVPLPTAWKATVRASFLTASNALSIGNTNVCNGIGRPL; translated from the coding sequence ATGTTTAAGCGCAACGTTCTCGCGGTATCCATGACCCTCGCTGCACTGTGCTCGGCCCAGGCTGCAATGGCTGACATCAACGGTGGTGGTGCAACCCTGCCACAAGCGCTGTACCAGACTTCCGGCGTGCTGACTGCCGGTTTTGCCCCGTACATCGGCGTGGGCAGCGGTAACGGCAAGGCCGCCTTCCTGAACAACGACTACACCAAGTTCCAGGCCGGCGTGACGAACAAGAACGTGCACTGGGCGGGCAGCGACTCCAAGCTGAGCGCCACTGAGCTGTCGACCTACGCGTCTGCCAAGCAACCGACCTGGGGCAAGTTGATCCAGGTGCCGTCGGTGGGTACTGCGGTCGCTATTCCCTTCAACAAAAGCGGCACCGCAGCGGTTGACCTGAGCGTCAGCGAGCTGTGCGGTGTGTTCTCGGGGCGTATCACTGACTGGAGCGGTATTTCCGGTTCCGGCCGTACCGGCGCGATCACCGTGGTCTACCGTAGCGAAAGCAGTGGCACCACCGAGTTGTTCACCCGTTTCCTCAACGCCAAGTGTGCTGAAACCGGCACCTTCAATATCTCCACCACGTTCGGCACCAGCTACACCGGTGGTTTGCCTGCCGGCGCCGTTTCTGCCGCCGGCAGCCAAGGTGTGATGACCGCATTGGCCGGCGCCGACGGTGGTATCACCTACATGAGCCCTGATTTCGCGGCCCCAACCCTGGCCGGTCTGGACGACGCGACCAAAGTGGCACGTGTCGGCAAGGACGTCGCGACCAACACTGCGGGCGTTTCGCCTGCCGCCGCTAACGTCTCCGCTGCCATCAACGCCGTACCCGTGCCGGCCTCCACCGAGCGTGGCAACCCGGACGCCTGGGTTCCAGTGTTCGGTAAAGCCAACACCGCCGGCGTGCAGCCTTACCCTACCTCGGGCTACCCGATCCTGGGCTTCACCAACCTGATCTTCAGCCAGTGCTACGCCGATGCCACCCAGACCAGCCAAGTGCGTGATTTCTTCGCCAAGCACTACGGCGCCTCCAACAACAACGATGCAGCCATCACCGCCAACGCTTTCGTGCCGCTGCCAACCGCTTGGAAAGCCACCGTTCGCGCCAGCTTCCTGACCGCGAGCAACGCCCTGAGCATCGGCAACACCAACGTCTGCAACGGTATCGGTCGTCCGCTGTAA